The following are encoded in a window of Staphylococcus piscifermentans genomic DNA:
- a CDS encoding YlxQ family RNA-binding protein, whose translation MNKSNILNFLGLAMRAGKVKSGESVILTEIKKRKVSLVILSEDASARTEKDISQKCESYQVPLRIFGTREELGQALGKSSRVNIAIMDNGFAKKLLSMIDE comes from the coding sequence ATGAATAAGAGCAACATCTTGAATTTTTTAGGATTGGCAATGCGCGCTGGTAAAGTTAAAAGCGGTGAATCCGTCATTTTAACTGAAATCAAAAAGAGAAAAGTCTCTTTAGTGATTCTTTCAGAGGATGCTTCGGCAAGGACTGAGAAAGATATCAGCCAAAAATGCGAAAGTTACCAAGTCCCATTACGTATATTCGGAACCAGAGAAGAACTTGGGCAAGCCCTAGGTAAATCATCTCGCGTGAATATCGCTATAATGGATAACGGTTTTGCCAAAAAGCTATTATCAATGATAGATGAATAA
- a CDS encoding VOC family protein: MLTNIWFNLGCDDLEKSMKFYKDIGFTIIQQPEQEGEMFGFKAQTGSPVMVVSRERFKQYIGKETTGNDVLISLSVKTEEEADKLAKKVEAAGGVIKDAPKVRNNFYGFSFQDIDGHFFNIIVMA, encoded by the coding sequence ATGTTAACGAATATTTGGTTCAATTTAGGTTGCGACGATTTAGAGAAAAGCATGAAATTTTATAAAGATATTGGCTTTACGATTATTCAACAACCTGAACAAGAAGGGGAAATGTTTGGTTTTAAAGCGCAAACAGGTTCACCTGTTATGGTTGTGTCGAGAGAGCGTTTTAAACAATATATAGGAAAAGAAACAACTGGAAATGATGTATTAATTTCCTTATCAGTGAAGACTGAAGAAGAAGCGGATAAACTTGCGAAGAAAGTAGAAGCGGCTGGTGGCGTTATTAAAGACGCACCCAAAGTCAGAAATAATTTCTATGGTTTCTCATTCCAAGATATTGATGGGCACTTTTTTAATATCATTGTAATGGCTTAA
- the rnpM gene encoding RNase P modulator RnpM, producing MKKKKIPMRKCILSNEMRPKNDMIRVVINKEGEISADATGKKPGRGAYVSKDVALVEQAQKKGVLEKFFNSDVETLAPVYKEIIRLIYREEIPK from the coding sequence ATGAAGAAAAAGAAGATTCCAATGAGAAAGTGTATTCTTTCTAACGAAATGCGTCCCAAAAATGACATGATTCGTGTGGTTATCAATAAAGAAGGAGAGATTTCTGCGGATGCTACAGGTAAGAAGCCTGGGCGCGGTGCTTACGTTTCTAAAGACGTCGCACTTGTTGAACAAGCACAGAAAAAAGGCGTGCTTGAAAAGTTCTTCAACTCAGATGTAGAAACGCTTGCTCCTGTATACAAAGAAATCATACGTCTCATCTACAGAGAAGAGATTCCAAAATGA
- the rimP gene encoding ribosome maturation factor RimP — MSKITEQIEEIIQPVLDDLNFELVEIEFTKEGKDRFLRISIDKEGGVDLNDCTLASEKISEVMDEEDPIEQMYYLDVASPGAERPIKNDKAFRDAVDQPVFVSLYAPIEGSKEWLGVLQSVTDDHVVIKAQVKEKKKEVEIPRNKIAKARHAVLI; from the coding sequence ATGAGTAAAATCACTGAACAAATTGAAGAAATCATTCAACCCGTATTAGATGATTTGAATTTTGAACTCGTAGAAATTGAATTTACTAAAGAAGGTAAAGACCGCTTCCTCAGAATTTCAATCGACAAAGAGGGCGGTGTCGACTTGAATGACTGTACGCTTGCTTCTGAGAAAATCAGTGAAGTCATGGATGAAGAAGACCCGATTGAACAAATGTATTATCTTGATGTCGCATCACCAGGTGCTGAACGTCCTATCAAAAACGATAAAGCGTTCCGTGATGCTGTCGATCAACCTGTATTTGTTTCTCTTTATGCGCCGATTGAAGGTTCTAAAGAGTGGTTAGGCGTCTTACAATCTGTAACTGATGACCATGTTGTCATCAAAGCGCAAGTCAAGGAAAAGAAAAAGGAAGTTGAAATCCCTAGAAATAAAATTGCTAAAGCACGTCATGCAGTATTGATTTAA
- the rbfA gene encoding 30S ribosome-binding factor RbfA, giving the protein MSRMRAERVGEQMKKELMDIINNKVKDPRIGFITITDVQLTNDLSLAKVYLTVLGNDKEVENTFKALEKAKGFIKSELGSRMRLRIIPDLQFEYDHSIEYGNKIEKMIQDLHKKD; this is encoded by the coding sequence ATGAGTAGGATGAGAGCAGAACGTGTTGGTGAGCAAATGAAAAAAGAATTAATGGATATCATCAATAATAAAGTCAAAGATCCACGTATTGGCTTTATTACGATTACAGATGTTCAACTCACTAACGATTTATCATTAGCTAAAGTATACTTGACTGTATTAGGTAATGATAAAGAAGTTGAAAATACATTCAAAGCACTTGAAAAAGCTAAAGGATTTATTAAATCTGAATTAGGTTCAAGAATGCGCTTAAGAATTATTCCTGACTTACAATTTGAATATGATCATTCAATTGAATACGGAAATAAAATTGAAAAAATGATTCAAGATTTACACAAAAAAGATTAA
- the truB gene encoding tRNA pseudouridine(55) synthase TruB — protein sequence MDGILPVFKERGLTSHDVVFKLRKILHTKKVGHTGTLDPEVDGVLPVCVGNATKVSDYIMDMGKAYEAEVTIGFSTTTEDQTGEVLETKRVEADTLSIAEIDKAIDSFKGEIEQIPPMYSSVKVNGRKLYEYARNNETVERPKRKVSIYDIERTSEPQFHDGICTFNLAIRCGKGTYIRTLATDIGKELGYPAHMSRLTRVESGGFQAHDSLKLDEIETLFKQESLQERLFPIEYGLKGLPHIQISNPEMKKRILNGQKFNKNDFEEAIEGITVFMDSDSGKALALYIPHSEKPNEIKPKKVFN from the coding sequence ATGGATGGTATTTTACCTGTTTTTAAAGAACGCGGTCTTACAAGCCACGATGTAGTCTTTAAACTACGTAAAATTTTACATACTAAAAAAGTAGGGCATACGGGGACGCTAGATCCGGAAGTGGATGGTGTATTACCTGTATGTGTAGGGAATGCTACTAAAGTAAGTGATTATATTATGGATATGGGCAAAGCATATGAAGCAGAGGTTACAATCGGTTTCAGTACAACGACTGAAGACCAAACTGGAGAAGTGTTAGAAACAAAAAGAGTTGAAGCGGACACTTTATCAATTGCGGAAATTGATAAAGCAATCGATTCGTTTAAAGGTGAAATTGAACAAATTCCGCCTATGTATTCTTCTGTAAAAGTGAATGGGCGTAAATTATACGAATATGCACGTAACAACGAAACAGTCGAACGACCGAAACGTAAAGTAAGTATTTACGACATTGAACGAACATCAGAACCGCAATTCCATGATGGCATTTGCACTTTTAATCTTGCTATTCGTTGCGGCAAAGGTACTTATATTCGTACACTAGCGACTGATATAGGAAAGGAATTGGGTTATCCTGCACACATGTCTCGCTTAACACGTGTCGAAAGCGGCGGCTTCCAAGCCCATGATAGTTTGAAATTAGACGAAATAGAAACACTTTTTAAGCAAGAATCATTACAGGAACGCTTATTTCCTATAGAATATGGATTAAAGGGATTACCGCATATTCAAATCAGTAATCCAGAAATGAAAAAACGTATATTAAATGGTCAGAAGTTTAATAAAAACGATTTTGAGGAAGCGATTGAAGGTATCACTGTATTTATGGATAGTGATTCTGGTAAAGCACTCGCGCTTTATATCCCGCATTCTGAAAAACCCAATGAAATCAAGCCGAAGAAAGTTTTTAATTAA
- the nusA gene encoding transcription termination factor NusA: MSSNELLLATEYLEKEKKIPREVLIDAIEAALITAYKKNYEAARNVRVELNMDEGTFKVIARKEVVDDVFDDREEVDISTALEKNPAYEIGDIYEEDVTPKDFGRVGAQAAKQAVMQRLRDAEREILYDEFIDKEEDIVTGIIDRVDHRYVYVNLGRTEAVLSEAERSPNESYIPNERIKVYVNKVEQTTKGPQIYVSRSHPGLLKRLFEQEVPEIYDGTVVIKSVAREAGDRSKISVYSDNPDIDAVGACVGSKGVRVEAIVEELGGEKIDIVQWNEDPKVFVKNALSPSQVLEVIVDETNQSTTVIVPDYQLSLAIGKRGQNARLAAKLTGWKIDIKSESDAREAGIYPVPEVEETDEEPAEDLTEEVVINQVDEEPDVEAEEAAEIEEAEATEEADTEELEDEAVASEIEEAEAEESAEEEAIEETFEKDSKKDVEE, translated from the coding sequence GTGTCAAGTAATGAATTATTGTTAGCAACAGAGTATTTAGAAAAAGAAAAGAAAATTCCAAGAGAAGTATTAATCGATGCAATTGAAGCAGCTTTGATTACAGCTTATAAGAAAAATTATGAAGCTGCGCGTAACGTCCGTGTTGAATTAAATATGGACGAAGGTACTTTCAAAGTGATTGCACGTAAAGAAGTAGTAGATGATGTATTCGATGACCGTGAAGAAGTGGATATCAGTACAGCATTAGAAAAAAATCCAGCTTATGAAATCGGCGATATTTACGAAGAAGATGTAACACCTAAAGACTTCGGCCGTGTAGGTGCCCAAGCTGCTAAACAAGCAGTAATGCAACGTTTACGCGATGCTGAACGTGAAATTTTGTATGATGAGTTCATCGACAAAGAAGAAGATATCGTCACAGGTATCATCGACAGAGTCGACCATCGTTATGTCTACGTTAATTTAGGCCGTACAGAAGCTGTATTGTCTGAAGCAGAAAGAAGTCCAAATGAAAGCTACATTCCTAATGAACGTATCAAAGTATATGTAAATAAAGTAGAACAAACTACAAAAGGACCTCAAATTTATGTATCAAGAAGCCATCCTGGTTTATTGAAGCGTTTATTTGAACAAGAAGTGCCTGAAATTTATGATGGTACTGTAGTGATTAAATCAGTAGCACGCGAAGCAGGCGACCGTTCTAAAATCAGCGTTTACTCTGACAATCCAGATATCGATGCTGTAGGCGCATGTGTAGGTTCTAAAGGTGTACGTGTGGAAGCAATTGTAGAAGAACTTGGCGGAGAAAAAATCGACATCGTTCAATGGAACGAAGATCCTAAAGTATTCGTTAAAAATGCTTTGAGTCCTTCACAAGTCCTTGAAGTAATTGTAGATGAAACAAACCAATCTACAACTGTCATTGTTCCAGATTATCAACTTTCATTAGCAATTGGTAAACGTGGCCAAAACGCTCGTTTAGCTGCGAAATTAACTGGTTGGAAAATTGATATCAAATCAGAATCAGATGCCAGAGAAGCGGGTATTTATCCAGTTCCTGAAGTAGAAGAAACTGACGAAGAGCCAGCAGAAGATTTAACTGAAGAAGTAGTCATCAATCAAGTTGACGAAGAACCTGATGTGGAAGCAGAAGAAGCAGCTGAAATTGAAGAGGCTGAAGCAACTGAAGAAGCGGACACAGAAGAACTTGAAGACGAAGCAGTAGCTTCAGAGATTGAAGAAGCAGAAGCTGAAGAATCTGCAGAAGAAGAAGCAATCGAAGAAACATTTGAAAAAGATTCTAAAAAAGACGTAGAAGAATAA
- a CDS encoding bifunctional riboflavin kinase/FAD synthetase has product MKVIEITHPIQPDQYIQEDVAMALGFFDGLHKGHAQVFHALNEIAEKKNLKKAVMTFDPHPSVVLNPKQKRTDYLTPLADKVEILEAYDIDYVIIVNFTSKFADCSIEEFVEQYLVANHVKEVIAGFDFTFGKHGKGNMSVLKELKDHFNTTVVSKQEMYSEKISTTEIRRALKEGNLKKANEELGYRYRIKGTVVQGEKRGRTIGFPTANIEPSDDYVLPKKGVYAVSLAIGAEQRIYRGVCNVGVKPTFHDPKKSHVVIEVNIFDFDQDIYGERVVVFWHHYLRPEVKFDGIDPLVEQMNKDKEQAKYLLSVDFGDEVSYNI; this is encoded by the coding sequence ATGAAAGTGATAGAAATTACACATCCCATTCAACCAGATCAATATATACAAGAAGACGTTGCAATGGCATTAGGCTTCTTTGATGGATTGCACAAAGGGCATGCACAAGTATTTCATGCATTAAATGAAATTGCTGAAAAGAAAAATTTAAAGAAAGCAGTAATGACCTTTGACCCACATCCGTCAGTCGTTCTGAATCCGAAACAAAAAAGAACAGATTATCTTACACCTTTAGCAGATAAGGTTGAGATTTTGGAAGCTTATGATATTGACTATGTGATTATAGTGAACTTCACTTCTAAATTTGCTGATTGTTCAATCGAAGAATTCGTAGAACAATATCTTGTAGCTAATCATGTGAAAGAAGTGATTGCTGGCTTTGATTTTACTTTCGGGAAACATGGGAAAGGCAACATGTCAGTACTAAAAGAATTAAAAGATCATTTTAATACGACTGTAGTGAGCAAACAAGAAATGTATTCTGAAAAAATTTCCACTACTGAAATCCGTCGTGCTTTAAAAGAAGGCAACTTGAAAAAGGCTAACGAAGAATTGGGCTACCGTTATCGTATTAAAGGGACAGTTGTTCAAGGCGAGAAACGGGGTCGTACAATCGGTTTTCCTACAGCTAATATTGAACCGAGCGATGATTATGTTCTACCTAAAAAAGGTGTCTATGCAGTGAGCTTGGCAATTGGTGCAGAACAACGCATTTATCGCGGAGTTTGCAATGTCGGCGTAAAACCTACGTTCCATGATCCGAAAAAATCCCATGTAGTGATTGAAGTGAATATTTTCGACTTTGATCAAGATATTTACGGTGAACGTGTGGTGGTATTTTGGCATCACTATTTAAGACCTGAAGTTAAGTTCGACGGTATTGATCCGCTCGTTGAACAAATGAATAAAGATAAAGAACAAGCGAAATACTTATTATCTGTTGATTTCGGTGATGAAGTATCATATAATATTTAG
- the infB gene encoding translation initiation factor IF-2, with the protein MSKQRIYEYAKDLNLKSKDVIDELKKMNVEVSNHMQALEPNEIKELDKKFKPGSSKDKQDNKAAQNNHKKHQNNNKDKNNNNSGNAKKNNNKKDNKKNHNNKNQKNNKNNKNNKNNKNQKQAPKQETVKEMPEKISYTEGITVGELAEKMNIESSNIVKKLFLLGIMANINQSLDDETVELIADDYGIEIEKEVVIDEEDLDIYFDDEEEDPDAIERPAVVTIMGHVDHGKTTLLDSIRNTHVTEGEAGGITQHIGAYQIENDGKKITFLDTPGHAAFTTMRARGAQVTDITILVVAADDGVMPQTIEAINHAKEADVPIIVAVNKIDKPTANPDRVMQELTEYGLFPEDWGGDTIFVPLSALSGDGIDDLLEMIVLVSEVQELKANPEKRAVGTVIEAELDKSRGPAASLLVQNGTLHVGDAIVVGNTYGRVRAMVNDIGKRVKSAGPSTPVEITGINDVPQAGDRFVTFSDEKQARRIGEARHEESILQQRQESKNVTLDNLFEQMKQGEMKDLNIIIKGDVQGSVEALAASLMKIDVEGVNVRIIHTAVGAINESDVTLANASNGIIIGFNVRPDSGAKRAAEQENVDMRLHCVIYNVIEEIESAMKGMLDPEYEEKVIGQAEVRQTFKVSKVGTIAGCYVTDGKITRNAGVRVIRDGIVVFEGQLDTLKRFKDDVKEVAQGYECGITIEKFNDIKVEDIIEAYEMVEIER; encoded by the coding sequence ATGAGTAAACAGAGAATTTACGAGTATGCAAAAGATTTAAATTTAAAAAGTAAAGATGTTATTGATGAATTGAAAAAGATGAATGTAGAGGTGTCTAACCATATGCAAGCGTTAGAACCTAACGAAATCAAAGAATTAGATAAAAAATTCAAACCAGGTTCATCTAAAGATAAGCAAGATAATAAAGCTGCTCAAAATAATCACAAAAAACATCAAAATAACAATAAAGATAAAAACAATAATAATAGCGGCAACGCTAAAAAGAACAACAATAAAAAAGACAACAAGAAAAATCATAATAACAAAAATCAAAAAAATAACAAAAACAATAAAAACAACAAGAATAATAAAAATCAAAAACAAGCACCTAAGCAAGAAACTGTAAAAGAAATGCCAGAAAAAATTTCTTATACTGAAGGCATTACGGTAGGCGAATTAGCTGAGAAAATGAATATTGAATCATCTAATATCGTTAAGAAATTGTTCCTATTAGGAATCATGGCGAATATCAACCAATCACTAGATGATGAAACAGTTGAATTGATTGCTGATGATTATGGCATCGAAATTGAAAAAGAAGTCGTTATCGACGAAGAGGACTTAGATATCTACTTCGATGATGAAGAAGAAGATCCAGATGCAATTGAACGACCTGCAGTTGTTACAATTATGGGACACGTTGACCATGGTAAAACAACATTGCTTGACTCCATCCGAAACACTCATGTGACTGAAGGTGAAGCAGGCGGTATCACACAACATATCGGTGCTTATCAAATTGAAAATGATGGCAAAAAAATTACTTTCTTAGATACACCAGGACATGCTGCCTTCACTACAATGCGTGCGCGTGGTGCACAAGTTACCGATATTACAATTTTAGTAGTAGCTGCAGATGATGGTGTAATGCCTCAAACAATTGAAGCTATCAACCATGCTAAAGAAGCTGATGTGCCAATTATCGTAGCAGTCAATAAAATTGATAAACCGACAGCAAACCCTGATCGTGTAATGCAAGAATTGACTGAATATGGTTTATTCCCTGAAGACTGGGGCGGCGACACAATCTTCGTACCACTTTCTGCCTTAAGCGGAGACGGTATTGATGACTTGCTTGAAATGATTGTCTTAGTTTCAGAAGTACAAGAATTAAAAGCAAATCCAGAAAAACGTGCTGTAGGTACTGTAATTGAAGCAGAACTTGATAAATCTCGCGGACCTGCCGCTTCATTACTTGTTCAAAACGGTACATTGCATGTCGGTGATGCAATCGTAGTCGGCAACACTTACGGCCGTGTACGTGCAATGGTCAACGATATCGGTAAACGTGTTAAATCTGCTGGTCCTTCAACACCTGTTGAAATTACAGGTATCAACGATGTACCGCAAGCTGGCGACCGCTTCGTTACTTTCTCTGACGAAAAACAAGCACGTCGTATTGGTGAAGCACGTCATGAAGAAAGTATTCTTCAACAACGTCAAGAAAGTAAAAATGTGACATTGGATAACTTGTTTGAACAAATGAAACAAGGTGAAATGAAAGACCTTAACATTATTATCAAAGGTGATGTACAAGGTTCTGTAGAAGCACTTGCTGCATCATTGATGAAAATTGATGTTGAAGGCGTTAACGTACGTATCATCCACACTGCTGTGGGTGCAATCAATGAATCTGACGTAACATTAGCAAATGCCTCAAATGGTATTATCATTGGATTTAACGTACGCCCTGATTCAGGTGCAAAACGTGCTGCTGAGCAAGAAAATGTAGATATGCGTTTACACTGCGTTATTTATAACGTAATTGAAGAAATTGAATCAGCAATGAAAGGTATGCTTGATCCTGAATATGAAGAAAAAGTCATCGGACAAGCTGAAGTTCGTCAAACATTCAAAGTGTCTAAAGTCGGTACAATTGCTGGTTGTTACGTGACTGACGGCAAAATCACTCGTAATGCTGGTGTACGTGTCATCCGTGACGGCATCGTAGTCTTTGAAGGTCAATTAGATACATTGAAACGTTTCAAAGACGACGTTAAAGAAGTCGCACAAGGTTACGAATGTGGTATTACAATCGAAAAATTCAACGATATTAAAGTCGAAGACATCATTGAAGCTTATGAAATGGTAGAAATCGAAAGATAA